The Borreliella andersonii genome has a segment encoding these proteins:
- a CDS encoding maltose/glucose-specific PTS transporter subunit IIC has protein sequence MLKGFEQAQKFGRSFMLPIAILPAAGLLLGIGGSLSNPETVKTYSFLNIFLLQSVFKIMSASGSIIFSNLAPIFAIGIAVGLAKSDKGTSGIAAFIGYLVMNATIGVLIEVSGRAESFSSGAVGFVLGIKTLETGVFGGVVVGILTYYLHSRFNKVDLPKVLGFFSGSRFVPIVVSFSSIFLAVIMFLFWPFVQSGINKVGGLVDSTGYIGTLIYGIFLRMLGPFGLHHIFYLPFWTTGLGGSVIIDGKLIEGTQNIFFAELAAQGTNRFFVGTSRFMSGRFITMMFGLPGAALALYYTAKREERTKVFGLLISSALTSFLTGITEPLEFSFLFVAPILYVVHATFDGFAFMLAHILQITIGQTFSGGFIDFILFGILQGNSRTNWLLVPVVGIVWFFLYYFAFIFLINKFDFKTPGRTQDLNSEDSPSSKSSEFEENYATKVIIGLGGASNIVELDCCATRLRITVKDVLKVSEKILKETGSKGVIIKGNGVQVVYGPGVSVLKNEIEELLED, from the coding sequence ATGTTAAAGGGTTTTGAACAAGCTCAAAAATTTGGGCGTTCTTTTATGCTTCCCATTGCTATTTTGCCAGCAGCAGGGCTGCTTTTAGGAATTGGAGGCTCTCTTTCTAATCCAGAAACTGTTAAGACGTATTCTTTTTTGAATATATTCTTATTACAATCAGTTTTCAAAATAATGAGTGCGTCAGGTTCTATTATTTTTTCAAATTTAGCACCAATATTTGCTATTGGAATTGCTGTTGGACTTGCGAAATCGGATAAAGGTACGTCTGGAATTGCGGCATTTATTGGCTATCTTGTAATGAATGCTACTATTGGGGTTTTAATTGAGGTATCAGGCAGAGCTGAGTCTTTCTCTAGTGGGGCTGTGGGTTTTGTTCTTGGGATTAAAACTTTAGAAACGGGGGTTTTTGGCGGGGTTGTAGTTGGCATTTTGACTTATTATCTTCATTCTAGGTTTAACAAAGTAGATTTACCCAAGGTTCTTGGATTTTTTTCTGGATCTAGATTTGTACCGATTGTTGTTTCTTTTTCTAGTATTTTTCTTGCTGTTATTATGTTTCTTTTTTGGCCATTTGTACAAAGTGGAATTAATAAAGTAGGAGGCTTGGTAGATTCAACCGGTTATATTGGAACGCTTATTTATGGGATTTTTTTAAGAATGCTTGGGCCTTTTGGTCTTCATCATATATTTTATTTGCCATTTTGGACAACAGGTCTTGGGGGATCTGTTATTATTGATGGAAAGTTGATTGAAGGGACTCAGAATATTTTCTTTGCAGAACTTGCTGCTCAAGGTACAAATAGATTTTTTGTTGGAACTAGTCGTTTTATGAGTGGGCGATTTATTACTATGATGTTTGGTTTGCCCGGAGCTGCACTTGCTCTATATTACACCGCAAAGCGTGAGGAGAGAACAAAAGTTTTTGGTCTTTTGATTTCTTCAGCGTTAACATCATTTTTAACAGGTATAACAGAACCTCTTGAATTTTCTTTTCTTTTTGTAGCCCCTATTCTTTATGTTGTTCACGCTACATTTGATGGATTTGCTTTCATGCTAGCGCATATTCTTCAAATTACAATAGGCCAAACATTTTCTGGAGGGTTTATTGATTTTATTCTTTTTGGTATTTTACAGGGAAATTCAAGAACTAATTGGCTTTTGGTGCCAGTTGTAGGCATTGTTTGGTTTTTCCTTTATTATTTTGCTTTCATATTTTTAATAAATAAGTTTGATTTTAAAACTCCCGGTAGAACGCAAGATTTAAATTCTGAAGATTCTCCAAGTTCTAAAAGTAGTGAATTTGAAGAAAATTATGCTACCAAGGTTATTATTGGGCTTGGTGGCGCTTCAAATATTGTTGAGCTTGATTGTTGTGCAACTAGGCTGAGAATTACAGTAAAAGATGTTCTTAAAGTTTCTGAAAAAATTTTAAAAGAAACGGGCTCTAAAGGGGTAATTATTAAAGGCAATGGGGTTCAGGTAGTTTACGGACCAGGTGTTAGCGTTCTTAAGAATGAAATAGAAGAATTACTCGAAGATTGA
- the yajC gene encoding preprotein translocase subunit YajC translates to MYSIGGFVFLLQEFSGNSSFLRSLLVFVPVIAIFWFLVISPQRKEEKNKKEMIKNLKKGDKVLTIGGIFGVVKKLGDTDVVLELSPNNEAVFIKNSIDKVLSEKNEVKKGII, encoded by the coding sequence ATGTATAGTATAGGAGGTTTTGTGTTTTTATTGCAAGAATTTAGCGGCAATAGTAGCTTTTTGCGAAGTTTATTAGTTTTTGTGCCTGTTATTGCTATATTTTGGTTTTTAGTGATATCTCCTCAGCGTAAGGAAGAGAAGAATAAAAAAGAAATGATAAAAAATCTAAAAAAGGGCGATAAAGTATTAACAATAGGCGGAATTTTTGGAGTTGTGAAAAAATTAGGCGATACAGATGTTGTTTTAGAATTAAGTCCAAATAACGAAGCGGTTTTTATAAAAAATTCTATTGATAAAGTTTTGTCTGAAAAAAATGAAGTTAAAAAAGGTATTATTTAA
- a CDS encoding lipase, translating to MNVKNIIFILIFLLLLILVSPRIKFKNEFLKKPIPKNIEEIDNYLLKEELQFNLENNTKKEIIWYKEKAQKTTYSVVYIHGFGASKNEIYPVPNNIAKALNANIFFTRLKGHGINNKNAFRGITTQDWLRDIDEAINIGKLIGDKLILIGTSNGGAASIWALANYPNEINSVVLISPNIFPYDKRTNIVYYPWGQQIAHLITGGYNKFETKEYKRKEHMSIKSHSSKVQHVDAIIAMMGLVTLLNSYDFDEIKIPLIIAHTPNDHTVDPIKINEFIKNYGGEKKDIPIILLENSHAHVPIGNQSYKSAQNTSYFTKYAVDFINKINK from the coding sequence ATGAATGTAAAAAATATCATTTTTATACTTATATTTTTATTACTCTTAATACTAGTCAGTCCGAGAATAAAATTTAAAAATGAATTTTTAAAAAAACCAATTCCTAAAAACATAGAAGAAATTGACAATTACTTATTAAAAGAAGAATTACAATTTAATTTGGAAAACAATACAAAAAAAGAAATAATATGGTATAAAGAAAAGGCACAAAAAACAACATATTCTGTGGTCTACATTCATGGATTTGGGGCATCAAAAAATGAAATTTATCCGGTTCCCAATAATATTGCAAAAGCTCTTAATGCTAACATCTTTTTTACAAGACTTAAGGGACACGGAATTAACAATAAAAATGCATTTCGGGGAATAACTACCCAAGATTGGCTAAGAGATATTGATGAGGCTATTAACATTGGCAAATTAATAGGTGATAAATTAATATTAATTGGCACCTCCAATGGGGGCGCTGCCAGCATCTGGGCTCTAGCAAACTATCCAAATGAAATAAATTCAGTAGTGTTAATTTCTCCTAATATATTTCCCTATGACAAAAGAACAAATATTGTTTACTATCCTTGGGGACAACAAATTGCACATCTTATAACAGGTGGCTACAATAAATTCGAAACAAAAGAGTATAAACGAAAAGAACACATGAGCATAAAAAGCCACTCCTCAAAAGTACAGCATGTAGACGCAATTATTGCAATGATGGGCCTTGTCACATTATTAAATTCATATGATTTTGATGAAATCAAAATACCCTTAATAATAGCCCACACACCCAATGATCATACAGTAGACCCAATAAAAATAAACGAATTTATAAAAAATTATGGGGGTGAAAAAAAGGATATTCCCATTATACTTCTTGAAAATTCACATGCACACGTACCTATTGGGAACCAAAGTTACAAAAGTGCCCAGAACACATCATACTTCACAAAGTATGCAGTTGATTTCATAAACAAAATTAATAAGTAA
- the bosR gene encoding oxidative stress transcriptional regulator BosR, whose translation MNNNIIDVHSALEKVGITNDPVLLKNLTSELGMKASHSRNRIILYIASNPKEYFTAKEVYNKLIKEIPSLSKATVYNTLNILKERNILKDIKTTDQKETKFYLSLASTIAHFKCNKCNQVHPIQLDDIKDILKDKLGENWETKSIEIIYSGHCNNCYKKDNHNNNNVPVENKGITV comes from the coding sequence ATGAACAATAACATAATAGATGTGCATTCCGCATTGGAAAAAGTAGGCATTACAAACGATCCTGTATTATTAAAAAATTTAACATCAGAATTAGGAATGAAAGCATCTCACTCTAGAAACAGAATCATTCTGTACATAGCATCAAACCCAAAAGAATACTTTACGGCAAAAGAAGTCTATAACAAACTTATAAAAGAAATTCCAAGCCTATCAAAAGCAACGGTATATAACACATTAAATATTCTAAAAGAAAGAAATATACTAAAAGATATAAAAACTACTGATCAAAAAGAAACAAAATTTTATCTAAGCTTGGCTTCCACAATAGCTCACTTTAAATGTAATAAATGCAATCAAGTCCACCCTATTCAACTTGACGATATTAAAGATATTTTGAAAGACAAACTTGGAGAAAACTGGGAAACAAAATCTATTGAAATAATTTACTCAGGACATTGCAATAATTGCTACAAAAAAGATAACCATAATAACAACAATGTTCCAGTAGAAAATAAGGGAATCACTGTATGA
- the secD gene encoding protein translocase subunit SecD, which produces MKKGSKLILILLVTFFACLLIFPTLKWYFLMSVEDKKISSYSQEALRDYSKKKALDDLVKLKELYHKDPNSSIPSNLSYLIPIAKNNYRSSMKIPPNTFTAKTLREGFLTDSDMGEVSLEIYRYYENIKKSKNRIIHLGLDLSGGMSVTISLDYSSVENKLGRSLTFAEGEDAIYRIMQILKDRVDRFGLTEPKIVREAGGNKIFLDIPGEKDESRVSTLLSGKGNLTFYVVDDESTSLLHRKILEAGSLFSIPEIQASMNLADSKQIFPWYVKDSYGVDDESSVRYYVVDVSPENSFDGAHIKDAGVSNDPRTGRDTVAFSLDVDGSEKFFKFTQKNVGKSLAVVMEGKIKSVAGIGYAIAGGNVSIQGDSFGKKEALDLALVFKTAAFPVDVKIDDLRIIGPSLGARTIDLGIKASALALCLVFLFMCVYYGLSGIVAGFSLVIYNVFLILAILSAFNFTLTLTSIAGLILTMGMAVDINIVIYERIKEEIREGRKFENAFEAGFKKAFLSIMDANITTFIAVLFLTLLGTGVIQGFAWSLSVGIVASLFSSLIFSRFILEFIISVRKSKFISISWSSKYAKSN; this is translated from the coding sequence ATGAAAAAAGGATCTAAGCTTATATTGATATTGTTGGTGACGTTTTTTGCATGTCTTTTAATATTCCCGACTTTGAAGTGGTATTTTTTAATGAGCGTTGAGGATAAAAAAATAAGCTCATATTCACAAGAGGCCTTAAGGGATTATTCAAAGAAAAAAGCTTTGGATGACCTTGTTAAGCTTAAGGAGTTGTATCATAAAGATCCCAACAGCAGTATTCCATCTAATTTGTCTTATTTAATTCCAATAGCAAAAAATAATTATAGGTCTTCAATGAAAATCCCACCTAATACTTTTACTGCTAAAACTTTACGTGAAGGATTTTTGACTGATTCGGATATGGGAGAAGTAAGCTTAGAGATTTATAGGTATTATGAGAATATAAAGAAGAGCAAAAACAGAATAATACATCTTGGACTTGATTTATCTGGAGGGATGAGTGTTACTATTTCTCTTGATTATTCAAGTGTTGAAAATAAATTAGGTCGTTCTTTGACTTTTGCTGAGGGAGAGGATGCTATTTATCGTATAATGCAAATTCTTAAAGATAGAGTAGATAGGTTCGGGCTTACAGAGCCTAAAATTGTAAGAGAGGCTGGGGGAAATAAAATTTTTTTAGATATTCCTGGAGAAAAAGATGAGAGTAGGGTAAGCACTCTTTTGAGCGGGAAAGGCAATTTGACTTTTTATGTGGTTGATGACGAGTCTACTTCTCTTTTACATAGAAAAATATTAGAAGCGGGTTCTCTTTTTTCTATTCCCGAAATTCAGGCAAGCATGAACCTTGCAGATAGTAAACAAATTTTTCCTTGGTATGTTAAAGATTCTTATGGTGTGGATGATGAGTCATCAGTTCGTTATTATGTAGTTGATGTGAGTCCTGAAAATTCATTTGATGGTGCTCACATCAAAGATGCTGGGGTTTCTAACGATCCTAGAACAGGTCGAGATACTGTTGCTTTTAGTCTTGATGTTGATGGAAGTGAAAAATTTTTTAAATTTACACAAAAAAATGTTGGAAAGTCTTTGGCCGTTGTTATGGAGGGTAAAATTAAGTCTGTGGCAGGAATTGGGTATGCTATTGCTGGGGGCAATGTTTCAATTCAAGGTGATTCTTTTGGGAAAAAAGAAGCCCTAGATCTTGCTCTAGTGTTTAAAACTGCAGCTTTTCCAGTTGATGTTAAAATAGATGATTTGAGAATAATAGGGCCCAGTCTTGGTGCTAGGACCATTGATCTTGGTATTAAAGCTTCCGCGCTTGCTCTTTGTTTAGTTTTTTTGTTTATGTGTGTTTATTATGGTTTAAGTGGTATTGTAGCCGGATTTTCACTTGTTATTTATAATGTATTTTTAATTTTAGCGATATTGTCGGCCTTTAATTTTACTTTAACTTTAACAAGTATTGCGGGTCTTATTTTAACAATGGGTATGGCTGTGGACATAAATATAGTTATTTATGAAAGGATTAAAGAAGAAATTAGAGAAGGCAGAAAATTTGAAAATGCTTTTGAAGCTGGTTTTAAAAAAGCATTTTTATCAATTATGGATGCAAATATAACGACATTTATTGCGGTACTTTTTTTAACTCTTCTTGGGACAGGAGTTATTCAAGGTTTTGCATGGTCTCTTTCTGTTGGAATTGTGGCGTCCCTTTTTAGTAGTTTGATTTTTTCAAGATTTATTTTGGAATTTATCATATCTGTTAGAAAAAGCAAATTTATAAGTATATCTTGGAGTTCAAAATATGCAAAGAGTAATTAA
- a CDS encoding N-acetylmannosamine-6-phosphate 2-epimerase, with translation MVSCQALENEPLHSSFIMSKMALAAKIGGAIGIRANGVNDISQIKLEVDLPIIGIIKKKYNNCDVFITPTMKEIDELCNEGVDIIALDATFRNRPDGVLLDDFFENIKKKYPNQCLMADISSLDEAINADKLGFDFIGTTLYGYTKSTDGLNIADNDFNFLKTLLKSNLKSTLIVEGKIDTPLKAQKCFEMGVDLVVVGGAITRPAEITKKFVEKINQIKK, from the coding sequence ATAGTATCTTGTCAAGCTCTTGAAAACGAGCCTTTACATAGTAGTTTTATTATGTCTAAGATGGCTTTGGCAGCTAAAATAGGTGGAGCTATTGGAATAAGAGCCAACGGAGTTAATGATATTAGCCAGATTAAGTTAGAAGTTGATTTGCCAATAATAGGTATTATTAAAAAAAAATATAATAATTGCGATGTGTTTATTACTCCTACGATGAAAGAGATTGATGAGCTTTGTAATGAAGGGGTAGATATAATTGCCCTTGATGCCACTTTTAGGAATAGACCTGATGGTGTGCTACTTGATGATTTTTTTGAAAATATTAAAAAAAAATATCCAAATCAGTGTTTGATGGCAGATATTTCTTCCCTAGATGAAGCGATTAATGCTGATAAATTGGGATTTGATTTTATTGGAACAACTTTGTATGGCTATACAAAAAGTACTGATGGTTTAAATATTGCAGACAATGATTTTAATTTTTTAAAAACCTTGCTTAAGTCTAATTTGAAATCCACTTTAATAGTGGAGGGAAAAATAGACACCCCTTTAAAAGCTCAAAAATGCTTTGAAATGGGGGTTGATTTAGTAGTTGTGGGAGGTGCTATTACAAGGCCTGCTGAGATTACTAAAAAATTTGTAGAAAAAATAAATCAGATTAAAAAATAA
- the ylqF gene encoding ribosome biogenesis GTPase YlqF, whose product MENKINWFPGHMKRALDLIKNNLQKANIVLEILDARAPFSSKNPLTEKIIKNQAKIILLHKSDIAQINEIIKWKKYFENLGNTVIISNIYRKGMRKQIIEIIKKLAVVKNIKNYKEKIKVLIIGVPNVGKSSIINLLSGKKSTKVANKPGYTRNIQIVKINKEINLFDMPGVLWHNLVDQSIAKKLAILDMIKNEIVDNIDLALYLLEIMDQNNKNILLKKYEIYYKNSLDILQSFAKARKLIGKKNELNLEKASKILIKEFREGKFGKIILDKNYNAF is encoded by the coding sequence ATGGAAAATAAAATCAACTGGTTTCCTGGACACATGAAAAGGGCCTTGGATCTGATAAAGAATAATTTGCAAAAAGCTAATATTGTGCTAGAAATACTTGATGCCAGAGCTCCATTTAGCAGTAAAAATCCATTAACTGAAAAAATTATTAAAAATCAAGCTAAAATAATTCTTTTACACAAATCTGATATTGCTCAAATAAATGAAATTATAAAATGGAAAAAATATTTTGAAAATCTTGGCAATACTGTAATAATAAGCAATATTTACAGAAAAGGAATGCGTAAGCAAATAATAGAAATTATTAAAAAATTGGCCGTTGTTAAAAATATAAAAAATTATAAAGAAAAAATAAAAGTTTTGATTATTGGAGTTCCAAATGTTGGAAAATCTTCAATAATAAATCTATTATCCGGTAAAAAGAGCACAAAAGTTGCTAATAAACCTGGATATACTAGAAATATACAAATAGTTAAAATAAATAAAGAAATCAATCTTTTTGACATGCCAGGAGTTTTATGGCATAATCTAGTAGACCAATCGATTGCAAAAAAACTTGCAATATTGGATATGATCAAAAATGAAATAGTAGATAATATAGATCTTGCATTGTATTTACTTGAAATAATGGATCAAAATAATAAAAATATTTTACTAAAAAAATACGAAATATATTATAAAAATTCACTTGATATTCTGCAAAGTTTTGCAAAAGCAAGAAAATTAATCGGCAAAAAAAATGAGCTTAACCTTGAAAAAGCATCAAAAATATTAATCAAAGAATTCAGAGAAGGTAAATTTGGTAAAATAATTCTTGACAAGAATTATAATGCCTTTTAA
- a CDS encoding histidine kinase translates to MFRKLKKWKTYIIIISITKFSEDHLLLIISNIKYLIEHKQLAYKIHWTFPIYFFEILRKHEELNSWLFERFKTNTDIYMPGTYSGSPHEYMLHDEIHLDLYWALKNPFKSGYKDIFQNTPIMFYIYSIEKFRKKVTELYRKLNFNYTEGIRQSKNNKNYLIFYKNNCQYLYEVQKIDSPKSNVETLIYFYEIKEIYDNQELKNFLLYLKALENNLHSIKIQNLEGSKLTTELLEIPKFNSLKEQKAIINFQNKRLKDYQINEKSLREFLINKHQDEIVKNSESIVPKNLEYNMEGDFTLSHDKYNIKFENGKLNKIKFKDKKVEFLNTSKTYFKVLSKKELITEASIESSFSFSNDKILGIKQYLVFNFAKKSTIDFFIDETISSFFISIKIKWPSKIDLDKKTLKKCNPDYLLEYSALEIPIFEIAKGTNLKVTAKYSDLDTYEKIIITKNNPKGYINGTEFLISKGNDKNSNFFISFLNVEKHIIHTINYKIEKINSKKWLILNIGGSYNTVKIQDVINYSQTLNLMILPLNNNFDNKIKLNSKIKNLIFYTNIKKYENK, encoded by the coding sequence ATGTTTAGAAAACTAAAAAAATGGAAAACTTATATTATTATTATTTCAATAACTAAATTTTCAGAAGATCACCTGTTATTAATAATATCAAATATTAAATATTTGATTGAGCACAAACAGTTAGCTTACAAAATACATTGGACATTCCCAATATACTTTTTTGAAATTCTAAGAAAACATGAAGAATTAAATAGCTGGCTATTTGAAAGATTCAAAACCAATACAGATATATATATGCCTGGAACTTACAGTGGAAGTCCTCATGAATACATGCTGCACGATGAAATACACCTAGATTTGTACTGGGCACTAAAAAATCCATTCAAAAGCGGATACAAAGACATATTTCAAAATACACCCATCATGTTTTATATATACAGCATAGAAAAGTTTAGGAAAAAAGTGACTGAGCTTTATAGAAAGCTTAATTTCAATTATACAGAAGGAATAAGACAGAGTAAAAATAATAAAAATTACTTAATTTTTTATAAAAATAACTGTCAATATTTATATGAAGTACAAAAAATAGATTCTCCAAAAAGTAACGTAGAAACTCTTATTTATTTTTATGAAATCAAAGAAATCTACGATAATCAAGAATTAAAAAATTTTTTACTTTATTTAAAAGCCCTGGAAAACAACTTGCACAGCATCAAGATACAAAATCTAGAGGGTTCAAAGCTTACTACTGAACTATTAGAAATTCCAAAATTTAACTCCCTTAAAGAGCAAAAGGCAATAATAAATTTTCAAAACAAAAGACTCAAGGATTATCAAATCAACGAAAAAAGCCTGAGAGAATTTTTAATAAATAAACACCAAGATGAAATTGTCAAAAATTCAGAGTCAATTGTTCCTAAGAATTTGGAATACAATATGGAAGGGGATTTTACACTATCTCACGACAAATACAATATCAAATTCGAAAATGGAAAATTAAATAAAATAAAATTTAAAGATAAAAAAGTTGAATTTCTAAACACATCTAAAACCTATTTTAAGGTTTTATCAAAAAAAGAATTAATAACAGAAGCATCTATTGAAAGCTCATTTTCTTTTTCAAATGATAAAATTTTAGGAATAAAGCAATATTTAGTTTTTAACTTTGCTAAAAAGTCAACAATTGATTTTTTTATAGATGAGACTATCTCTAGCTTCTTTATATCGATTAAAATAAAATGGCCTTCTAAAATAGATCTAGATAAAAAAACATTAAAAAAATGCAATCCTGATTATCTTCTTGAATATTCAGCTCTGGAAATACCTATTTTTGAAATCGCAAAAGGCACCAATTTAAAAGTAACAGCAAAATACAGTGATCTTGATACTTATGAAAAAATAATAATAACTAAAAACAATCCCAAAGGCTACATTAATGGTACAGAATTTTTGATATCTAAAGGAAATGATAAAAATAGTAACTTTTTTATAAGCTTTTTAAATGTTGAAAAACATATCATTCATACAATTAATTATAAAATTGAAAAAATAAATTCTAAAAAATGGTTAATTTTAAATATAGGGGGTTCTTATAACACAGTTAAGATACAAGATGTAATAAATTACTCTCAAACACTCAATTTAATGATACTACCATTAAATAATAATTTTGATAACAAAATAAAACTGAATTCAAAAATAAAAAATTTAATTTTTTATACTAATATAAAAAAATATGAAAATAAATAA
- the groL gene encoding chaperonin GroEL (60 kDa chaperone family; promotes refolding of misfolded polypeptides especially under stressful conditions; forms two stacked rings of heptamers to form a barrel-shaped 14mer; ends can be capped by GroES; misfolded proteins enter the barrel where they are refolded when GroES binds) — translation MAKEIYFNEDARKSLLSGVEKLSNAVKVTLGPKGRNVLIDKKFGSPTVTKDGVSVAREIELENPFENMGAQLLKEVAIKTNDVAGDGTTTATVLAYAIAREGLKNVSSGINPIGIKKGIDHAVNLAAEKIRQSAKKITTKEEIAQVASISANNDSYIGEKIAEAMDKVGKDGVITVEESKTFDTTISYVEGMQFDRGYLSPYFSTNKENMSVNFDDAFILIYEKKISSIKELLPVLEKVLGTNKPLLIIAEDIEGDALAALVLNSVRGALKVCAIKSPGFGDRRKAMLEDIAVLTGGVLISEELGLTLETVEIEQLGQAKTIKVDKDNTTIINTGNKEQIKERSELIKKQIEDSTSEYDKEKLQERLAKLVGGVAVINVGAVTEVELKEKKHRVEDALSATRAAVEEGVVPGGGSTLIEVAMYLDTIDTSKLSYEEKQGFEIVKRSLEEPMRQIISNAGFEGSIYIHQIKTEKKGLGFDASSFKWVNMIESGIIDPAKVTRSALQNAASIAGLLLTTECAITDIKEEKNTSSGGGYPMDPGMGMM, via the coding sequence ATGGCTAAAGAAATATATTTTAATGAGGATGCTAGAAAGAGCTTACTTAGTGGTGTTGAAAAATTATCCAATGCTGTAAAAGTAACTCTTGGGCCAAAAGGGAGAAATGTTCTTATTGATAAAAAGTTCGGTTCTCCAACGGTTACAAAGGATGGAGTTAGCGTTGCTCGTGAGATTGAGCTTGAAAATCCGTTTGAAAACATGGGGGCACAGCTTTTAAAGGAAGTTGCTATTAAAACAAATGATGTTGCTGGTGATGGAACAACAACTGCTACTGTTCTTGCTTATGCTATTGCAAGAGAAGGCCTTAAGAATGTGTCTTCAGGAATTAATCCTATTGGAATAAAAAAGGGAATAGATCACGCTGTAAATTTGGCTGCTGAGAAAATTCGTCAGTCTGCAAAAAAGATTACAACAAAAGAAGAGATTGCACAGGTAGCTTCAATTTCTGCTAATAATGACAGTTATATAGGTGAAAAAATTGCTGAGGCAATGGATAAAGTTGGAAAAGATGGTGTTATAACAGTTGAAGAGTCAAAAACCTTTGATACTACGATTTCTTATGTTGAGGGTATGCAATTTGATAGAGGATATCTTTCTCCTTATTTTTCTACCAATAAAGAGAATATGAGTGTTAATTTTGATGATGCTTTCATATTGATATATGAGAAAAAGATTAGTTCTATTAAAGAGCTTTTACCAGTTCTTGAGAAAGTTTTAGGGACAAATAAACCTTTATTAATTATTGCTGAGGATATTGAAGGGGATGCTCTTGCTGCTCTTGTTTTAAACAGTGTTAGAGGAGCTTTAAAGGTATGTGCAATTAAATCTCCTGGTTTTGGCGATAGACGAAAAGCAATGCTTGAGGATATTGCAGTGCTTACTGGTGGTGTTTTAATCAGTGAGGAGCTAGGTCTTACTCTTGAGACAGTTGAGATTGAGCAACTTGGACAGGCTAAAACTATTAAGGTTGATAAAGACAATACTACTATTATTAATACCGGGAATAAAGAGCAAATAAAGGAGCGTTCAGAGCTTATTAAAAAGCAAATTGAAGACTCAACCTCTGAATATGATAAAGAAAAGCTTCAAGAGCGTCTTGCAAAGCTTGTTGGCGGAGTTGCTGTTATTAATGTTGGGGCTGTTACTGAGGTAGAGCTTAAGGAGAAAAAGCATAGAGTTGAAGATGCTCTTTCCGCAACTCGTGCTGCTGTTGAAGAGGGTGTTGTGCCTGGTGGTGGATCAACTCTTATTGAAGTTGCTATGTATTTGGATACAATAGATACAAGTAAATTAAGCTATGAGGAAAAGCAAGGTTTTGAGATTGTAAAAAGAAGTCTTGAAGAACCAATGAGACAGATTATTTCAAATGCTGGTTTTGAAGGATCTATTTATATTCATCAAATTAAAACCGAGAAAAAAGGGCTTGGGTTTGATGCTTCCAGCTTTAAATGGGTAAATATGATTGAGAGTGGAATAATTGATCCTGCTAAGGTTACAAGAAGTGCGCTTCAAAACGCTGCTTCAATTGCTGGGCTTTTATTAACAACAGAGTGTGCAATCACCGATATTAAAGAAGAGAAAAATACTTCTAGTGGTGGTGGTTACCCTATGGATCCAGGAATGGGGATGATGTAA